From one Ctenopharyngodon idella isolate HZGC_01 chromosome 15, HZGC01, whole genome shotgun sequence genomic stretch:
- the LOC127494997 gene encoding endonuclease domain-containing 1 protein-like: MEVSLILCFLTGLFLRPADGHVVANFRDSPDCVKFFYKEKVPKLGASQPNVVRLCQRFLDKYHFATLYDTYHRTAVYSAYIFQTSNGGGRESRWFVEPQLVNPTWSSEMEDGYKLSQQNPDIYLGEKQALNEDYTNSGFDRGHLNPNGHHAVPSRNATFTLTNVVPQNPTLNQNAWNKHESKLTSLFNKKCHQAYVLVGAIPSSNKWIIKNNVKRVNIPEYIWNAYCCVDHNGRPILSGAATALNTALNVVVERSLDEMVNFLQQYSDAPVNKLFSGQCKAIRL, translated from the exons ATGGAGGTTTCTCTCATTCTCTGTTTCCTCACTGGACTGTTCTTGCGTCCAGCAGATGGACATGTGGTGGCTAATTTCAGGGATTCACCTGACTGCGTCAAGTTCTTCTACAAGGAAAAAGTTCCAAAATTGGGAGCTTCCCAACCGAATGTTGTTCGTTTATGTCAGCGCTTTCTAGACAAATATCACTTCGCCACACTGTACGACACATACCACCGCACAGCTGTCTATTCTGCATACATCTTTCAGACAAGTAATGGTGGAGGCAGAGAGTCACGCTGGTTTGTGGAGCCTCAG TTGGTGAATCCCACATGGTCCAGTGAAATGGAAGATGGGTACAAGCTGTCACAGCAGAACCCGGACATCTATCTGGGAGAGAAACAAGCTTTAAATGAAGACTACACAAACTCGGGATTTGACCGTGGTCACCTAAATCCCAACGGACATCATGCAG TTCCAAGTCGTAATGCCACCTTTACCCTGACCAACGTGGTGCCTCAAAACCCAACGCTGAACCAGAACGCTTGGAACAAACATGAGTCTAAACTGACCagcttgtttaataaaaaatgtcatcAGGCTTATGTGCTGGTTGGTGCCATCCCTTCTTCTAACAAATGGATCATCAAAAACAATGTCAAAAGGGTGAACATCCCAGAGTACATCTGGAACGCTTACTGCTGCGTCGATCATAATGGCCGCCCCATCCTAAGCGGTGCTGCGACTGCCCTCAACACTGCGCTCAATGTTGTCGTGGAACGCAGCCTAGATGAGATGGTCAACTTCCTTCAGCAATACTCTGATGCACCAGTGAATAAGCTGTTCAGCGGCCAATGCAAAGCTATAAGGCTATAA